In Massilia forsythiae, one DNA window encodes the following:
- a CDS encoding DNA-deoxyinosine glycosylase, whose amino-acid sequence MPTSVQPPLLTGLAPVIGFDTRVLILGSFPGAASLAARQYYAHPRNQFWKLVGSLVGEDLYALPYAKRLPRLLAHRIGLWDVLAACEREGSLDAAIRKPAANDFERLRHLCPQLETVGFNGQASGKFAPQFARHGYHTVVLPSSSPAHMALGFEQKLARWRALVDPAAAAQDEVQMDLLR is encoded by the coding sequence ATGCCAACATCCGTACAACCCCCGCTGCTCACCGGCCTCGCTCCCGTCATCGGCTTTGATACCCGTGTCCTGATCCTGGGCAGCTTCCCCGGCGCCGCCTCGCTCGCCGCCCGGCAGTACTACGCCCATCCAAGGAACCAGTTCTGGAAACTGGTCGGCTCGCTGGTCGGCGAGGACCTGTATGCGCTGCCCTACGCCAAGCGCCTGCCGCGCCTGCTGGCGCACCGCATCGGCCTGTGGGACGTGCTGGCCGCCTGCGAGCGCGAGGGCAGCCTCGATGCCGCCATCCGCAAGCCGGCCGCCAACGACTTCGAGCGCCTGCGCCACCTGTGTCCGCAACTGGAAACGGTCGGCTTCAATGGGCAGGCCTCGGGCAAGTTCGCGCCGCAGTTCGCCCGGCACGGCTATCACACTGTGGTGCTGCCGTCGTCCTCGCCGGCGCACATGGCGCTCGGCTTCGAGCAGAAGCTGGCACGCTGGCGCGCGCTGGTCGATCCGGCGGCGGCCGCGCAGGACGAGGTGCAGATGGATCTGTTGCGCTAG
- a CDS encoding efflux RND transporter periplasmic adaptor subunit has product MNSNRQPRAALRPLTKALAAAGMAAALAATLSACSDATGKAEAAQAQTQAQAGPPVSAATVVEKQIAETQEFSGRLEAVERVEIRPRVSGFITAVHFKPGAEVKKGDLLFVIDQRPYQAEYDRAEASAKSARAKAELAKLELTRAERLLGDKAIAQREYDERAAGQKELDANARAADAQAATARLNLDYTRVTSPIDGRVSKAEITLGNLVDASAVLTSVVSLDRIYASFDGDEETYLRVSKDAHAGRGVAVHVGLAGEPGFPHEGKLEFVDNQLDNRTGSVRMRATFDNKDRAMAPGLFARVQIGGGDMKNALLVTDRAVGTDQSRKFVFVVDKDGKAEYRAVTLGPVVDGLRVVRSGLKPGEKIVVNGLQRVRPGAPITAQTVPMVATSASGAAKGAQLAMAE; this is encoded by the coding sequence ATGAACTCGAATCGACAACCCAGGGCGGCATTGCGACCGCTGACGAAGGCGCTGGCAGCCGCCGGCATGGCGGCCGCCCTGGCGGCCACCTTGTCCGCCTGCTCGGACGCCACCGGCAAGGCCGAAGCAGCGCAGGCGCAGACCCAGGCCCAGGCCGGCCCGCCGGTCTCGGCCGCCACCGTGGTCGAAAAACAGATCGCGGAAACCCAGGAATTCTCGGGCCGCCTGGAAGCGGTCGAGCGCGTCGAGATCCGTCCGCGCGTGTCCGGCTTCATCACCGCGGTCCACTTCAAGCCGGGCGCCGAGGTCAAGAAGGGCGACCTGCTGTTCGTGATCGACCAGCGCCCCTACCAGGCCGAATACGACCGCGCCGAAGCGTCGGCCAAGTCCGCACGCGCAAAAGCCGAACTGGCCAAGCTGGAACTGACCCGCGCCGAGCGCCTGCTGGGCGACAAGGCGATCGCCCAGCGCGAATACGACGAGCGCGCCGCCGGCCAGAAGGAACTGGACGCCAACGCGCGCGCCGCCGATGCGCAGGCCGCCACCGCGCGCCTTAACCTGGATTACACCCGCGTCACCTCGCCGATCGACGGCCGCGTGTCCAAGGCCGAGATCACGCTCGGCAACCTGGTCGACGCCTCCGCCGTGCTGACCTCGGTGGTGTCGCTGGACCGCATCTACGCCAGCTTCGACGGCGACGAAGAAACCTACCTGCGCGTCAGCAAGGATGCGCATGCCGGCCGCGGCGTCGCCGTGCACGTCGGCCTGGCCGGCGAACCGGGCTTCCCGCACGAGGGCAAGCTGGAATTCGTCGACAACCAGCTCGACAACCGCACCGGCAGCGTGCGCATGCGCGCCACCTTCGACAACAAGGACCGCGCCATGGCGCCGGGCCTGTTCGCGCGCGTGCAGATCGGCGGCGGCGACATGAAGAACGCGCTGCTCGTTACCGACCGCGCCGTCGGCACCGACCAGAGCCGCAAGTTCGTGTTCGTGGTCGACAAGGACGGCAAGGCCGAGTACCGCGCCGTCACCCTGGGCCCTGTGGTCGACGGCCTGCGCGTGGTGCGCAGCGGCCTCAAGCCGGGCGAGAAGATCGTCGTCAACGGCCTGCAGCGGGTGCGCCCGGGCGCGCCGATCACGGCGCAGACCGTGCCGATGGTGGCGACCAGCGCCAGCGGCGCCGCCAAGGGCGCGCAGCTCGCCATGGCCGAATAA
- a CDS encoding efflux RND transporter permease subunit, translated as MNVSRFFVDKPIFAAVLSVIVFVAGLISIFQLPISEYPEVVPPSIVVRAQYPGANPKVIAETVATPIEQEIIGVEGMLYMTSQNTSDGALQLTVTFKIGTNVEQAETAVQNRVQRALPRLPEEVRQIGVTTVKSSPNITMVVHLNSPDGRYDDLYLRNYATLNVKDQLARINGMGDVQLFGSGDYAMRVWLDPQKVAGRNLTATDVVNAIREQNVQVAAGVVGQGPSKDADFQLTVNTQGRLASVEEFGNIVVKTNPDGAVTLLKDVARLEMGSNSYALRSLLDNKSAVAIPLFQSPTANALQLSTDVRAKMEELSKDFPQGMTYSIVYDPTQFVRESIDSVLHTLIEAIVLVAIVVIVFLQTWRASVIPLLAVPVSVVGTFAVMLAFGFSINTLSLFGLVLAIGIVVDDAIVVVENVERNIENGLNPHDATVQAMKEVSGPIVAIALVLCAVFVPIAFVSALTGQFYRQFALTIAISTVISAFLSLTLAPALSAVLLQPHGAKKDWLTRGMDAVFGRFFRGFNRFFNRSAHKYEAGVQGVLKRKSASLGVYALLAIAAVFMFKAVPPGFVPAQDKAYLIGFAQLPDAASLDRTDAVIRKMSDVARGIPGVESSIAFPGLSINGFTNAPNAGIAFVSLKPFDQRRGKDQSAEAIAGEINKRMGAAIEDAFVMVLPPPPVNGLGTTGGFKMMIEDRGNLGYDELNKAVQAFMAKAATDKRLAGVFSGYQINVPQLFADVDRVKAKQLSVPLAEINQTLQINLGSLYVNDFNQFGRTYQVRVQADAPFRSQREQIAQLKVRNDKGEMIPLSSIMTIKDAYGPDRVQRYNNYVAAEMNGGPAPGVSSGQAQAAMEEIAREVLPKGIAYEWTDLTYQDILSGNTMIYVFPLCVLLVFLVLAAQYESWTLPLAVILIVPMSILCALLGVKLTGGDNNVFTQIALFVLVGLASKNAILIVEFAVELEHHGRSIVAAALEACRLRLRPILMTSIAFIMGVVPLVFSHGAGAEMRHAMGVAVFAGMLGVTFFGLFLTPVFYVLLRTLAKRFERPGHKHAEAALPADQAPALEGNH; from the coding sequence ATGAACGTTTCACGCTTTTTCGTCGACAAGCCGATCTTCGCGGCGGTCCTGTCCGTCATCGTGTTCGTGGCGGGCCTGATCTCGATCTTCCAGCTGCCGATCTCGGAATACCCCGAGGTGGTGCCGCCGTCGATCGTGGTGCGCGCCCAGTACCCGGGCGCCAATCCGAAAGTCATCGCCGAGACGGTCGCCACACCGATCGAGCAGGAGATCATCGGCGTCGAGGGCATGCTCTACATGACCTCGCAGAATACCTCGGACGGCGCGCTGCAGCTGACCGTGACCTTCAAGATCGGCACCAACGTCGAGCAGGCCGAGACCGCGGTCCAGAACCGCGTCCAGCGCGCGCTGCCGCGCCTGCCGGAAGAGGTGCGCCAGATCGGCGTCACGACCGTCAAGAGTTCGCCCAACATCACGATGGTGGTGCACCTGAACTCACCGGACGGCCGCTACGACGACCTGTACCTGCGCAACTACGCGACCCTGAACGTGAAGGACCAGCTGGCACGCATCAACGGCATGGGCGACGTCCAGCTGTTCGGCTCGGGCGACTACGCGATGCGCGTCTGGCTCGATCCGCAAAAGGTGGCCGGACGCAACCTGACCGCGACCGACGTCGTCAACGCCATCCGCGAGCAGAACGTGCAGGTGGCGGCCGGCGTGGTCGGCCAGGGGCCGTCCAAGGACGCCGACTTCCAGCTGACCGTGAACACGCAGGGCCGCCTGGCCAGCGTCGAGGAGTTCGGCAACATCGTGGTCAAGACCAACCCGGACGGCGCCGTCACGCTGCTGAAGGACGTGGCGCGCCTGGAGATGGGTTCCAATTCGTATGCGCTGCGCTCGCTGCTGGACAACAAGTCGGCGGTGGCGATCCCGTTGTTCCAGTCGCCGACCGCGAACGCGCTGCAACTGTCGACCGACGTGCGCGCCAAGATGGAAGAACTGTCGAAGGACTTCCCGCAGGGGATGACCTACAGCATCGTGTACGATCCGACCCAGTTCGTGCGCGAGTCGATCGACTCGGTGCTGCACACGCTGATCGAGGCGATCGTGCTGGTGGCCATCGTCGTGATCGTGTTCCTGCAGACCTGGCGCGCTTCCGTGATTCCGCTGCTGGCGGTGCCGGTGTCGGTGGTCGGCACCTTCGCGGTGATGCTCGCCTTCGGCTTCTCGATCAACACGCTGTCGCTGTTCGGCCTGGTGCTGGCGATCGGCATCGTGGTCGACGACGCCATCGTGGTGGTGGAAAACGTCGAGCGCAACATCGAGAACGGCCTGAATCCGCACGATGCCACCGTGCAGGCGATGAAGGAAGTGTCCGGTCCGATCGTCGCCATCGCGCTGGTGCTGTGCGCCGTGTTCGTGCCGATCGCGTTCGTGTCCGCCCTGACCGGCCAGTTCTACCGCCAGTTCGCGCTGACCATCGCCATCTCGACCGTGATCTCGGCCTTCCTGTCGCTGACGCTGGCGCCGGCGCTGTCGGCCGTGCTGCTGCAGCCGCACGGCGCCAAGAAGGACTGGCTGACGCGCGGCATGGACGCCGTGTTCGGCCGCTTCTTCAGGGGTTTCAATCGCTTCTTCAACCGTTCCGCGCACAAGTACGAGGCCGGCGTGCAGGGCGTCCTGAAGCGCAAGAGCGCGTCGCTGGGCGTGTACGCCTTGCTGGCGATTGCCGCCGTCTTCATGTTCAAGGCGGTGCCGCCGGGCTTCGTGCCGGCCCAGGACAAGGCTTACCTGATCGGCTTCGCCCAACTGCCCGATGCCGCCTCGCTCGACCGCACCGACGCCGTGATCCGCAAGATGTCGGACGTGGCGCGCGGCATCCCGGGCGTGGAATCGTCGATCGCCTTCCCGGGCCTGTCGATCAACGGCTTTACCAACGCGCCCAACGCCGGCATCGCCTTCGTCAGCCTGAAGCCGTTCGACCAGCGCCGCGGCAAAGACCAGAGCGCCGAAGCCATCGCCGGCGAGATCAACAAGCGCATGGGCGCCGCCATCGAGGACGCCTTCGTGATGGTGCTGCCGCCGCCGCCGGTCAACGGCCTGGGCACCACCGGCGGCTTCAAGATGATGATCGAGGACCGCGGCAACCTCGGCTACGACGAGTTGAACAAGGCGGTGCAGGCCTTCATGGCCAAGGCCGCGACCGATAAACGGCTGGCCGGCGTGTTCTCGGGCTACCAGATCAACGTGCCGCAGCTGTTCGCCGACGTTGATCGCGTAAAGGCCAAGCAGCTGAGCGTGCCGCTGGCGGAGATCAACCAGACGCTGCAGATCAACCTGGGTTCGCTGTACGTCAACGATTTCAACCAGTTCGGCCGCACCTACCAGGTGCGGGTGCAGGCCGACGCGCCGTTCCGTTCGCAGCGCGAACAGATCGCCCAGCTGAAGGTGCGCAACGACAAGGGCGAGATGATCCCGCTGTCCTCGATCATGACGATCAAGGATGCCTACGGCCCGGACCGCGTGCAGCGCTACAACAACTACGTCGCCGCCGAGATGAACGGCGGCCCGGCCCCGGGCGTGTCGTCGGGCCAGGCGCAGGCGGCGATGGAGGAAATCGCGCGCGAAGTGCTGCCGAAGGGGATCGCCTACGAGTGGACCGATCTGACCTACCAGGACATCCTGTCGGGTAACACCATGATCTACGTGTTCCCGCTGTGCGTGCTGCTGGTGTTCCTGGTGCTGGCCGCCCAGTACGAAAGCTGGACGTTGCCGCTGGCGGTGATCCTGATCGTGCCGATGTCGATCCTGTGCGCGCTGCTTGGCGTCAAGCTGACCGGCGGCGACAACAACGTGTTCACGCAGATCGCGCTGTTCGTGCTGGTGGGACTGGCGTCGAAGAACGCGATCCTGATCGTGGAATTCGCGGTCGAGCTGGAACACCACGGCCGCAGCATCGTCGCCGCCGCGCTGGAAGCCTGCCGCCTGCGCCTGCGTCCGATCCTGATGACCTCGATAGCCTTCATCATGGGCGTGGTGCCGCTGGTGTTCTCGCATGGCGCCGGCGCCGAGATGCGCCACGCGATGGGCGTGGCGGTGTTCGCCGGCATGCTGGGCGTGACCTTCTTCGGCCTGTTCCTGACGCCGGTGTTCTACGTGTTGCTGCGCACGCTGGCCAAGCGTTTCGAGCGTCCCGGCCACAAACACGCCGAAGCCGCGCTGCCTGCCGACCAGGCGCCCGCATTGGAAGGAAACCACTGA
- a CDS encoding glycine zipper 2TM domain-containing protein encodes MKLATTAIAITLAGVLAGCATQEPSGSVYNSYQTMNEQVVRMGTVESVRNVTIANPDSGAGTVGGAALGGLAGSQVGGGNGSAAVGILGAIAGGVLGNRIENNANHRPGYEITVRLDSGELRAVTQLADEAFKPGERVRLLSNGYNTRITH; translated from the coding sequence ATGAAACTCGCCACCACCGCCATCGCCATCACCCTCGCCGGCGTGCTCGCCGGCTGCGCCACCCAGGAGCCTTCGGGCAGCGTGTACAACAGCTACCAGACCATGAACGAACAAGTGGTGCGCATGGGCACGGTGGAATCCGTACGTAACGTCACCATAGCCAATCCGGACAGCGGCGCCGGCACCGTGGGCGGCGCCGCGCTCGGCGGCCTGGCCGGTTCCCAGGTCGGCGGCGGCAACGGCTCGGCCGCGGTCGGCATCCTGGGCGCCATCGCCGGCGGCGTGCTCGGCAACCGCATCGAGAACAATGCCAACCACCGCCCCGGCTACGAGATCACCGTGCGCCTCGACAGCGGCGAATTGCGCGCCGTGACGCAGCTGGCGGACGAGGCCTTCAAGCCGGGCGAGCGGGTGCGCTTGTTGAGCAATGGGTATAACACGCGGATTACGCACTGA
- a CDS encoding alpha/beta hydrolase: MSARQDLPPQAGAGPYATSAPAVRNLEAGGFEGPLAARLYQGGSGAKCDLLIVFFHGGGFVDGDLDHSDTFLRRLAGAGPCPVVLASTYTLAQVKPFPAAVEDAHAVLMWARQHKAKLGWSGKRMVVAGIEAGANLAAVCSLMARDRAAPKIAGQILIMPMLDPGLSTCSMREMPNCVDSAKVVNECAAAYRGYLHPADRSHPYASPLQSSRLKNLPPALILSAEDDPLRDEAEAYGKKLTDAGVPTTVRRMSPARLQEPNARNECACQVQVLDEITDFIDGLAAQAKPARC, translated from the coding sequence ATGAGCGCGCGCCAGGACCTGCCGCCGCAGGCCGGGGCCGGCCCGTACGCGACGTCGGCGCCCGCGGTGCGCAACCTGGAAGCCGGCGGCTTCGAGGGGCCGCTGGCGGCGCGCCTGTACCAAGGCGGCAGCGGCGCCAAGTGCGATTTGCTGATCGTATTCTTCCACGGCGGCGGCTTCGTGGACGGCGACCTGGACCACTCCGACACCTTTTTGCGCCGCCTGGCCGGCGCCGGCCCGTGCCCGGTGGTGCTGGCCTCCACCTATACGCTGGCGCAAGTAAAACCGTTTCCGGCGGCGGTCGAGGATGCCCACGCGGTACTGATGTGGGCCAGGCAGCACAAGGCGAAACTCGGCTGGAGCGGCAAGCGCATGGTGGTGGCCGGCATCGAGGCCGGCGCCAACCTGGCGGCCGTCTGCTCGCTGATGGCGCGCGACCGCGCCGCGCCGAAGATCGCCGGCCAGATCCTGATCATGCCGATGCTGGACCCCGGCCTGTCGACCTGCTCGATGCGCGAAATGCCGAACTGCGTCGACAGCGCCAAGGTCGTCAACGAGTGCGCGGCCGCCTACCGCGGCTACCTGCATCCGGCCGACCGCAGCCATCCGTACGCGTCGCCGCTGCAATCGAGCCGCCTGAAGAATCTCCCGCCGGCGCTGATCCTGTCGGCCGAGGACGACCCCTTGCGCGACGAGGCCGAAGCCTATGGCAAGAAACTGACCGATGCGGGCGTGCCCACCACCGTGCGGCGCATGTCGCCGGCGCGCCTGCAGGAACCGAATGCGCGCAACGAGTGCGCGTGCCAGGTCCAGGTACTGGACGAGATCACCGATTTCATCGACGGACTCGCGGCGCAGGCCAAGCCTGCACGCTGTTGA
- the infA gene encoding translation initiation factor IF-1 — translation MKEELIEMQGKVTEVLPEMRFRVDLENGHQLVAYTSGRMKKNHIRIIAGDRVTLEMSPYDLNKGRITFRHLETRGAPMPSAARQRRR, via the coding sequence ATGAAAGAAGAGCTGATCGAAATGCAGGGCAAGGTCACCGAAGTGTTGCCGGAGATGCGCTTTCGCGTGGATCTGGAGAATGGCCACCAGCTGGTGGCGTACACGTCCGGGCGGATGAAGAAGAACCACATCCGCATCATCGCCGGCGACCGCGTGACGCTGGAGATGTCGCCGTATGACTTGAACAAGGGGCGGATCACCTTCCGTCACCTGGAAACGCGCGGGGCGCCGATGCCGTCGGCGGCGCGCCAGCGCCGGCGCTAA
- a CDS encoding efflux transporter outer membrane subunit, which translates to MKTMMARGVAPKLIPLVAALLLTACAAPEFRQPAVSVPAAFKENARDAAAVAGDAGAVRRAADGTTWKVGQPAEAQPRGEWWRVFHDAELDALVAEASANNQNLAVAATRVKQARAIAGIAEADRIPQVGVGIGAQRARLSPLEAALPPGTQAAPATTYSARLSASYEVDLFGRVSANVAAARLDAGTVEATYRSVLLSLQADVAQTWFRLRALDAELATLDRTVQLREESVRVTGRRFELGDIGEFDLARARTELSTARAEAIGLQRQRTNAEHALAVLLGKPASSFGAPARPMAADGVLPAIPAGLPSALLERRPDIAGAQRTMEAANARIGVARAAMFPALNISADGGGVGGAFADVFKWSSRSWLLGAALSMPLIDGGRNRNNVVRSEAALDEAVASYRQSVLAAFSEVEDNLAGLRILAGQGAELDAAVVSARRSADLAQKLYDAGRGSYLELLDAQRNQAAVERGAVQLRGERAVTTVELIRALGGGWDGAAMRTDETAQARN; encoded by the coding sequence ATGAAAACCATGATGGCACGGGGCGTGGCCCCGAAGTTGATCCCACTTGTGGCGGCGCTGTTGTTGACCGCGTGCGCGGCACCCGAGTTCAGGCAGCCGGCCGTCAGCGTGCCGGCCGCGTTCAAGGAAAACGCCCGCGATGCGGCTGCGGTGGCTGGCGATGCCGGCGCGGTGCGCCGCGCCGCCGACGGCACCACCTGGAAGGTCGGGCAACCGGCCGAAGCCCAGCCGCGCGGCGAATGGTGGCGCGTGTTCCACGACGCCGAACTGGACGCGCTGGTCGCCGAGGCCAGCGCCAACAACCAGAACCTGGCCGTCGCCGCCACGCGCGTCAAGCAGGCGCGGGCGATCGCCGGCATCGCCGAAGCGGACCGCATCCCGCAGGTCGGCGTGGGCATCGGCGCCCAGCGCGCGCGCCTGTCGCCGCTGGAAGCCGCGCTGCCGCCGGGGACGCAGGCGGCGCCCGCCACCACCTATTCGGCGCGGCTGTCGGCCAGCTACGAGGTCGACCTGTTCGGACGGGTGTCCGCCAACGTGGCGGCGGCGCGCCTGGACGCCGGCACGGTGGAGGCGACCTACCGCTCGGTGCTGCTGTCATTGCAGGCCGACGTGGCCCAGACCTGGTTCCGTTTGCGTGCGCTCGACGCCGAACTGGCCACGCTCGACCGCACCGTCCAGCTGCGCGAGGAAAGCGTGCGCGTGACCGGGCGCCGCTTCGAACTGGGCGACATCGGCGAATTCGACCTGGCGCGCGCCAGGACGGAACTCTCCACTGCGCGCGCCGAGGCGATCGGCTTGCAGCGCCAGCGCACGAATGCCGAACACGCGCTGGCGGTCTTGCTGGGCAAGCCGGCATCGAGTTTCGGCGCGCCGGCCAGGCCCATGGCCGCGGACGGCGTGCTGCCCGCGATCCCGGCCGGCCTGCCGTCCGCGCTGCTGGAACGCCGGCCCGACATCGCCGGCGCCCAGCGCACGATGGAGGCGGCCAACGCCCGCATCGGCGTGGCGCGCGCGGCCATGTTCCCGGCCCTGAACATCAGCGCCGACGGCGGCGGCGTGGGCGGCGCGTTCGCCGACGTGTTCAAGTGGAGCAGCCGTTCCTGGCTGCTGGGCGCGGCCCTGTCGATGCCGCTGATCGACGGCGGCCGCAACCGCAACAACGTGGTGCGCAGCGAAGCCGCGCTGGACGAGGCGGTGGCGTCGTATCGCCAGAGCGTGCTGGCGGCGTTCTCCGAGGTCGAGGACAACCTGGCCGGCCTGCGCATCCTGGCCGGGCAGGGCGCCGAACTCGACGCCGCGGTGGTGTCGGCGCGCCGTTCGGCGGACCTGGCGCAAAAGCTGTACGACGCCGGCCGCGGCAGCTACCTGGAACTGCTGGACGCCCAGCGCAACCAGGCCGCGGTGGAACGCGGCGCGGTGCAGCTGCGCGGCGAGCGCGCCGTCACCACGGTGGAGCTGATCCGCGCGCTGGGCGGCGGCTGGGACGGTGCTGCCATGCGCACCGACGAGACGGCGCAGGCGCGCAATTGA
- a CDS encoding cysteine hydrolase family protein, which yields MPISPAAALIIIDMQNCMANPAAGQRNNPDAERRIADLLTAWRRTEAPIVHVRHISRSPRSLFAPGQRGAAFQDAFLPLDGEHVVEKNVPDCFIHSGLERWLHVRGIGRLVMVGVSTNNSVEASARTAGNLGFEVRVVSDATFAFAKPDYAGTPRSADEVHLMALANLDGEYATVVDSAAVLACLDD from the coding sequence ATGCCCATATCGCCCGCCGCCGCCCTGATCATCATCGACATGCAGAACTGCATGGCCAACCCCGCCGCCGGCCAGCGCAACAATCCGGACGCCGAACGCCGCATCGCCGACCTGCTGACCGCCTGGCGCCGCACCGAAGCCCCGATCGTCCACGTACGCCACATCTCGCGCTCGCCGCGCTCGCTGTTCGCCCCGGGCCAGCGCGGCGCGGCGTTCCAGGACGCCTTCCTGCCGCTGGACGGCGAACACGTCGTCGAAAAGAACGTGCCCGACTGCTTCATCCACTCCGGCCTGGAGCGCTGGCTGCACGTGCGCGGCATCGGGCGCCTGGTCATGGTCGGCGTCAGCACCAACAACTCGGTGGAAGCCAGCGCGCGCACGGCCGGCAATCTCGGCTTCGAGGTGCGCGTGGTGAGCGACGCCACCTTCGCCTTCGCCAAGCCGGACTACGCGGGCACGCCGCGCAGCGCGGACGAGGTCCACCTGATGGCGCTCGCCAACCTGGACGGCGAGTACGCGACCGTGGTCGACAGCGCCGCCGTCCTGGCTTGCCTGGACGACTAG
- a CDS encoding LysR family transcriptional regulator, with protein sequence MNKLQAMEVFVQVVDAGSFTRAAETLQLPKATVSTLIQSLESALSAKLLHRTTRQVTVTTDGAAYYERCLRILSDVRDAEESLSRTRLSPSGRLRVDVPTGLATEVLVPALPAFFERYPDIMLELGSGDRPVDLVEEGVDCAVRGGELFDTSLIARRVGVINFVTAASPGYLARHGVPHHPRDLERHRCVNYFSAKSGRTLDWDFVRGDDKITVPLHGVIALNDSVAYVQAGVAGLGVVQMTDYLMMEHVRAGRMVQVLPDWTSEPLPVHVVYPQNRHLSAKVRVFVEWVSDLFAAHPYMQIGALPRLAAMTATPGEASREAAAAVTI encoded by the coding sequence ATGAACAAGCTGCAAGCGATGGAAGTCTTTGTCCAGGTGGTCGATGCCGGCAGTTTTACACGCGCCGCCGAGACGTTGCAATTGCCCAAGGCCACTGTGTCGACGCTGATCCAGTCACTGGAAAGTGCGCTGTCGGCCAAGCTGCTGCACCGCACCACGCGCCAGGTGACGGTGACCACCGACGGCGCCGCCTATTACGAACGCTGCCTGCGCATCCTGTCCGACGTGCGCGACGCCGAGGAATCGCTGTCGCGCACCCGCCTGTCCCCCAGCGGACGCCTGCGCGTGGACGTGCCGACCGGCCTGGCGACCGAGGTGCTGGTACCGGCGCTGCCGGCCTTTTTCGAACGCTATCCGGACATCATGCTGGAACTGGGCAGCGGCGACCGCCCGGTCGACCTGGTCGAGGAAGGCGTCGACTGCGCGGTGCGCGGCGGCGAATTGTTCGACACCAGCCTGATCGCGCGGCGCGTCGGCGTGATCAACTTCGTCACCGCGGCCTCGCCCGGCTACCTGGCACGCCACGGCGTGCCGCACCACCCGCGCGACCTCGAGCGCCACCGCTGCGTGAACTATTTTTCGGCCAAGTCCGGGCGCACGCTCGACTGGGATTTCGTGCGCGGCGACGACAAGATCACGGTGCCGCTGCACGGCGTGATCGCGCTGAACGATTCGGTCGCCTACGTGCAGGCCGGCGTGGCCGGCCTGGGCGTCGTCCAGATGACCGACTACCTCATGATGGAACACGTGCGCGCCGGGCGCATGGTGCAGGTGCTGCCCGACTGGACCAGCGAGCCGCTGCCGGTGCACGTGGTATACCCGCAGAACCGTCACCTGTCCGCCAAGGTGCGCGTGTTCGTCGAATGGGTGTCCGACCTGTTCGCCGCGCACCCGTACATGCAGATCGGCGCGCTGCCGCGGCTGGCGGCGATGACGGCCACGCCGGGCGAGGCCTCGCGCGAAGCGGCGGCGGCCGTGACGATATGA
- a CDS encoding Mpo1 family 2-hydroxy fatty acid dioxygenase — MSRPRPIDLLLAQYAHSHRHPTNELIHMVCVPPIVLSLLGILWSVHPLAAVAACGAALAYYWKLSRPFALGMLGMSLAMLLLLALMPPMTVLPLSVAVFFLAWTGQFIGHKIEGRKPSFLDDVRFLLVGPLFVLGFLYRRLRLAY, encoded by the coding sequence ATGTCCCGGCCGCGCCCCATCGACCTGCTGCTCGCGCAGTACGCGCACAGCCACCGCCATCCGACCAACGAGCTGATCCATATGGTATGCGTGCCGCCGATCGTGCTGTCGCTGCTGGGCATCCTGTGGAGCGTGCACCCGCTGGCCGCCGTGGCCGCCTGCGGCGCCGCGCTCGCGTATTACTGGAAGCTGTCCCGGCCATTCGCGCTCGGCATGCTGGGGATGAGCCTGGCGATGCTGCTCCTGCTGGCGCTGATGCCGCCGATGACGGTACTGCCGCTGTCGGTCGCGGTGTTCTTCCTGGCCTGGACCGGGCAATTCATCGGCCACAAGATCGAAGGCAGGAAGCCCTCCTTTCTCGACGACGTGCGCTTCCTGCTGGTCGGGCCGCTGTTCGTGCTGGGGTTCCTGTACCGGCGGCTGCGCCTCGCTTATTGA